Proteins from a single region of Candidatus Cloacimonadota bacterium:
- a CDS encoding DUF4342 domain-containing protein, producing MDKKKMDEFKVKGEELLGKVKEVIHEGNIRKIIIKNDSGKTYLEIPVTIGVVGLVLAPVWAAVGALAALASSFTIQVIKKEEKQPEKKKEVPAKKE from the coding sequence ATTCAAAGTTAAGGGTGAAGAGCTTCTTGGAAAAGTGAAAGAAGTCATACATGAAGGCAATATCCGCAAGATCATCATCAAGAATGACAGTGGAAAAACCTATCTTGAAATTCCTGTAACCATCGGTGTTGTCGGTCTCGTTCTGGCTCCGGTTTGGGCAGCTGTTGGTGCTCTCGCAGCACTTGCTTCTTCTTTCACCATTCAGGTTATTAAAAAAGAAGAAAAGCAACCGGAAAAGAAAAAAGAGGTTCCAGCCAAGAAAGAATAA